Proteins from a genomic interval of Halorussus rarus:
- a CDS encoding cation:proton antiporter regulatory subunit, translating to MTVYETDVPGVGRKFEYEVDGDDRLVVLIHHDGKREVFRRRSAEADSEKLFELDDRQAREFGTLLEGAYFQPVDLDTVQVPLGDGIIQWHDVGSGSPVVGRSLSDCGVRRRTGASVLAVQRGDETVANPPADFDLDAGDVIVALGTRDEQQTLADLVAD from the coding sequence ATGACCGTCTACGAGACGGACGTGCCCGGAGTGGGTCGGAAGTTCGAGTACGAGGTCGACGGCGACGACCGTCTCGTGGTCCTCATCCACCACGACGGCAAGCGCGAGGTGTTCCGCCGGCGCTCGGCCGAGGCCGACAGCGAGAAGCTCTTCGAGCTCGACGACCGCCAGGCACGGGAGTTCGGCACGCTGCTGGAGGGGGCGTACTTCCAGCCCGTGGATCTGGACACCGTCCAGGTGCCGCTCGGCGACGGCATCATCCAGTGGCACGACGTGGGGTCCGGCTCGCCGGTGGTCGGCCGATCGCTGAGCGACTGCGGCGTCCGCAGGCGGACCGGCGCGTCGGTCCTCGCGGTCCAGCGCGGCGACGAGACGGTCGCAAACCCGCCGGCCGACTTCGACCTCGACGCCGGCGACGTCATCGTCGCGCTCGGGACCCGGGACGAGCAGCAGACGCTCGCCGACCTCGTGGCCGACTGA
- a CDS encoding cation:proton antiporter, protein MAEVLVELGIAFTALAVAGALAARADQSVIPAYILAGVVVGPYPPRSLGPLDLTLVSDLEVLEVGAELGVVFLLFFLGLEFSPDRLLARPTRLLGVGATDFLVNFGVGLGLAALFGFPWLTAAFFASIVYISSSAVVTKSLVDRGWIADPESDVILGTLVFEDLLIAVVLAVLTAVALGGGGVGAVVASVGTAAAFLSALAAVAAYGTPYVQRLLSVEADELFLLFAVGLTTLVAGEALALGVSEAVAAFFVGIAFGQTDHTHRLEDVVGPTRDLFAAVFFFSIGLGTDVTAFLDVGALLAVAVVATSASKLASGVLGGRFYGLNRRRSLRVGVGLVPRGEFSLVIASLAAGAGTRIPRADELVSFTVGYVLAMSVLGTVAMQYVDALTAFRGGAD, encoded by the coding sequence ATGGCCGAGGTGCTGGTCGAACTCGGCATCGCCTTCACCGCCCTCGCGGTCGCCGGCGCGCTCGCCGCCCGGGCGGACCAGTCGGTCATCCCGGCGTACATCCTGGCGGGCGTCGTGGTCGGCCCGTACCCGCCCCGGTCGCTGGGGCCGCTGGACCTGACGCTGGTCTCGGACCTGGAGGTCCTGGAGGTGGGCGCGGAGCTGGGCGTCGTCTTCCTGTTGTTCTTCCTCGGCCTGGAGTTCAGCCCCGACCGGTTGCTGGCCCGACCGACCCGGCTGCTGGGCGTGGGCGCGACCGACTTCCTCGTCAACTTCGGCGTCGGGCTGGGGCTGGCCGCGCTCTTCGGCTTTCCGTGGCTCACCGCCGCGTTCTTCGCGAGCATCGTCTACATCTCCTCGAGCGCGGTGGTCACGAAGTCGCTGGTCGACCGCGGTTGGATCGCCGACCCCGAGAGCGACGTCATCCTCGGGACGCTCGTGTTCGAGGACCTGCTCATCGCGGTCGTGCTCGCGGTGCTGACCGCGGTGGCGCTGGGCGGGGGCGGCGTCGGCGCCGTAGTGGCATCCGTCGGCACGGCCGCGGCGTTCCTCTCTGCGCTCGCGGCGGTCGCGGCCTACGGTACGCCGTACGTCCAGCGACTGCTGTCGGTCGAGGCAGACGAACTGTTCCTGCTGTTCGCTGTCGGGCTCACCACGCTGGTCGCGGGCGAGGCGCTCGCGCTCGGGGTCAGCGAGGCGGTCGCCGCGTTCTTCGTGGGTATCGCGTTCGGGCAGACCGACCACACCCACCGGCTCGAGGACGTTGTCGGACCCACGCGCGACCTGTTCGCCGCGGTGTTCTTCTTCTCCATCGGCCTGGGGACCGACGTGACCGCGTTCCTCGACGTCGGCGCGCTCCTGGCGGTCGCCGTGGTCGCGACGTCGGCTTCCAAGCTCGCCAGCGGCGTGCTCGGCGGCCGGTTCTACGGCCTGAACCGGCGGCGCTCGCTCCGGGTCGGGGTGGGGCTGGTCCCGCGCGGGGAGTTCTCGCTGGTCATCGCCTCGCTGGCGGCCGGCGCCGGCACTCGGATTCCCCGTGCCGACGAACTCGTCTCCTTCACGGTCGGGTACGTGCTCGCGATGAGCGTTCTCGGCACGGTCGCGATGCAGTACGTCGACGCGCTGACCGCGTTCCGGGGCGGGGCCGACTGA
- a CDS encoding thioredoxin family protein, giving the protein MVLRESEEELQRGEPVPDFELQGTDGETYSLSDFAGYDAVLVVFTCNHCPYAQAKFDLLNDLADAYDDAAVVGINPNDEVEYPDDSYEKMVELVEDGTIRYDAYLRDDTQAVAEAYGAACTPDPFLLRNEGDEFTLAYHGRLDDALSPDDEATEVYADDAIDAVLAGEEVDLEFMPSRGCSIKWKES; this is encoded by the coding sequence ATGGTACTCCGGGAATCCGAGGAGGAACTCCAGCGCGGCGAACCGGTCCCCGACTTCGAGCTGCAGGGGACCGACGGCGAGACGTACTCGCTTTCGGACTTCGCCGGCTACGACGCCGTGCTGGTGGTGTTCACCTGCAACCACTGCCCGTACGCCCAGGCCAAGTTCGACCTGCTGAACGACCTGGCCGACGCGTACGACGACGCCGCGGTCGTCGGTATCAACCCCAACGACGAGGTCGAGTACCCCGACGACTCCTACGAGAAGATGGTCGAACTGGTCGAGGACGGGACGATCCGGTACGACGCGTACCTCCGGGACGACACCCAGGCGGTCGCGGAGGCCTACGGCGCGGCCTGCACGCCCGACCCGTTCCTCCTCCGCAACGAGGGGGACGAGTTCACCCTCGCGTACCACGGCCGACTCGACGACGCGCTCAGCCCGGACGACGAGGCGACCGAGGTGTACGCCGACGACGCCATCGACGCGGTGCTGGCCGGCGAGGAGGTCGACCTGGAGTTCATGCCCTCGCGGGGCTGCTCCATCAAGTGGAAGGAGAGCTGA
- a CDS encoding trimeric intracellular cation channel family protein, which yields MNAVGLVAFALVGATKAIREEFDVFGIAVVGLTTAFAGGTTRDILVNRVPLALRSLGEISLGLLGVGLAVGVSVVLDSPDDHPITLVADAVGLAAFTTAGAIVATDAGVSAFGVVAVATINAVGGGAFADILLDRSPFILFDDFYASCAVLGGTTYWLVVTATGAGRVAVAVCAAVTVGTRLAAVTYGWTLPTAQMLGLANDGVRDNW from the coding sequence ATGAACGCAGTCGGACTGGTGGCGTTCGCTCTGGTCGGCGCAACCAAGGCGATCCGCGAGGAGTTCGACGTGTTCGGCATCGCTGTCGTCGGACTCACCACGGCGTTTGCCGGCGGGACGACCCGAGATATCCTCGTGAATCGCGTTCCGCTGGCACTCCGGTCGCTGGGCGAAATCAGTCTCGGATTGCTCGGTGTGGGACTGGCAGTCGGAGTGAGTGTCGTGCTTGATTCCCCAGACGACCATCCGATCACACTCGTCGCTGACGCGGTCGGGCTCGCTGCGTTCACCACGGCTGGCGCTATTGTGGCGACTGACGCCGGTGTCTCTGCCTTCGGCGTCGTCGCTGTCGCGACGATCAACGCGGTGGGGGGCGGCGCGTTCGCCGACATTCTACTGGACCGTTCGCCGTTCATCCTGTTCGACGACTTCTACGCGAGTTGTGCAGTTCTGGGCGGGACCACGTATTGGCTGGTAGTAACCGCTACTGGGGCAGGGCGTGTCGCCGTAGCGGTATGTGCTGCGGTGACGGTCGGGACGCGACTGGCGGCAGTCACCTACGGCTGGACGCTCCCGACGGCACAGATGCTCGGACTGGCAAACGATGGGGTCAGAGACAACTGGTAG
- a CDS encoding GNAT family N-acetyltransferase, producing the protein MELIEATEDDLDALVERWYSLAKAMEAYDELNELAYTAVDAVPDDGFRAHLDDEAITDYLIRHEEETIGFVTLREGHHSSRQYSKYLRIVNIAIDESHRNQGRGTKVIERVKEMARDRGCDHLKVSCEWHNEDVRRFYRDTGFRPKQVDYAQPLE; encoded by the coding sequence ATGGAACTCATCGAAGCCACGGAGGATGACCTCGACGCGCTCGTCGAGCGCTGGTATTCTCTGGCGAAAGCAATGGAAGCGTACGATGAGCTGAATGAACTCGCCTATACGGCTGTTGACGCAGTTCCGGACGACGGCTTCCGCGCCCATCTCGACGACGAAGCGATCACCGACTACCTCATCCGGCACGAGGAGGAGACGATCGGCTTCGTCACGCTCCGCGAGGGCCACCACTCGTCCCGTCAGTACTCGAAATATCTTCGCATCGTGAACATCGCTATCGATGAATCCCATCGGAACCAGGGTCGCGGTACGAAAGTCATCGAGCGCGTCAAGGAGATGGCCCGCGACAGGGGGTGTGACCATCTCAAGGTCTCCTGCGAGTGGCACAACGAGGACGTACGCCGGTTCTACCGCGACACTGGTTTCCGACCGAAGCAAGTCGATTACGCACAACCGCTAGAGTGA
- a CDS encoding glutathione S-transferase family protein, which produces MNMLVDGEWRVDAYESTDEEGNFDRQETSFRDSVEADPDAEFPAEAGRYHLYVSYACPWAHRTLVTRSLKGLEDAISVSVVDPYREDDGWEFTPEKEGCTEDHINGFDYLRETYAAADPEFTGRVTVPVLWDTERETVVNNESEEIMRMLDTEFDDVADRDVTLYPEGYRDEIDGTIDDIYEPINNGVYRAGFAGNQEAYDEAVTELFDALDRYDDRLADRRYLCGDRLTEADVAMFTTLVRFDAVYHTHFKCNVRQIADYDNLWPYLRDLYQTPGVAETVHMDHIKEHYYRSHADLNPKRIVAKGPALDFEEPHDRDELPGGPPEELEAVAR; this is translated from the coding sequence ATGAACATGCTCGTGGACGGCGAGTGGCGCGTGGACGCCTACGAATCCACCGACGAGGAGGGCAACTTCGACCGGCAGGAGACGTCGTTCCGCGATTCGGTCGAGGCCGACCCCGACGCCGAGTTCCCGGCCGAGGCGGGCCGCTACCACCTCTACGTCTCGTACGCCTGCCCGTGGGCTCACCGAACGCTGGTCACGCGCAGCCTCAAGGGGCTGGAGGACGCCATCTCGGTCTCGGTCGTGGACCCCTACCGCGAGGACGACGGCTGGGAGTTCACCCCGGAGAAGGAGGGCTGCACCGAGGACCACATAAACGGCTTCGACTACCTCCGGGAGACCTACGCCGCGGCCGACCCCGAGTTCACCGGCCGGGTCACGGTGCCGGTGCTCTGGGACACAGAGCGCGAGACCGTCGTGAACAACGAGTCCGAGGAGATCATGCGGATGCTCGACACGGAATTTGACGACGTGGCGGACCGCGACGTCACCCTCTACCCGGAGGGCTACCGCGACGAGATCGACGGGACCATCGACGACATCTACGAGCCCATCAACAACGGCGTCTACCGCGCCGGGTTCGCGGGGAACCAGGAGGCGTACGACGAGGCGGTCACCGAACTGTTCGACGCACTCGACCGGTACGACGACCGGCTGGCCGACCGGCGGTACCTCTGCGGCGACCGGCTGACGGAGGCCGACGTCGCGATGTTCACCACGCTCGTCCGGTTCGACGCGGTGTACCACACCCACTTCAAGTGCAACGTCCGCCAGATCGCCGACTACGACAACCTCTGGCCGTACCTCCGGGACCTCTACCAGACGCCGGGCGTCGCCGAGACGGTCCACATGGACCACATCAAGGAGCACTACTACCGGAGTCACGCCGACCTGAACCCCAAGCGCATCGTGGCGAAGGGGCCGGCCCTCGACTTCGAGGAGCCGCACGACCGCGACGAGTTGCCGGGCGGGCCCCCCGAGGAACTCGAAGCGGTCGCGCGGTAA
- the ctaD gene encoding cytochrome c oxidase subunit I yields MGVLLVAVAAYILNIEDWRSYTPLSGGGTGGGYGERSEAAHEEKPGGLTRWLTTVDHKDIGILYGIFGLTAFAWGGIAVLLMRTELLTPDSAIMGANFYNSLLTSHGITMLFLFGTPILSAFGNYFIPLLIGADDMAFPRINAIAFWLLPPGALLIWAGFFFAPIASIAIEPAQTAWTMYTPLSVEQTNPGVDLMLLGLHLTGVSATMGAINFIATIFTERGEDVGWENLDIFSWTMITQSGLILFSFPLLGSALVMLLMDRNLGTTFFATEGGGPILWQHLFWFFGHPEVYILVLPPMGLVSLILPRFAGRKLFGFKFVVYSTLAIGVLSFGVWAHHMFAVGMDPRIRGSFMAVSLAIAVPSAVKTFNWITTMWNGKLRMTAPMLFSIGFVQNFIIGGVTGVFLASVPVDLILHDTYYVVGHFHFIVMGAIAVAGFAGIYYWFPMFTGRMYQQTLAKWHFWTTMIGSNVTFFALLILGYGGMPRRYATYLPQFADLHIIASAGAFIMGFGQLIFVWNIVTSWMEGRRVESGDPWNLEEDGLKTKDWAWFERKRETAITDGGEETVADGGEKTATDGGEPTDADESSTDD; encoded by the coding sequence ATGGGGGTACTCCTGGTCGCGGTCGCGGCCTACATCCTGAACATCGAGGACTGGCGGTCGTACACGCCGCTGTCCGGCGGGGGTACCGGAGGCGGCTACGGCGAGCGCTCGGAGGCCGCCCACGAGGAGAAACCGGGCGGGTTGACCAGGTGGCTGACCACGGTCGACCACAAGGACATCGGCATCCTCTACGGTATCTTCGGCCTCACCGCGTTCGCGTGGGGCGGCATCGCCGTGCTGCTGATGCGGACCGAGCTGCTGACGCCGGACTCGGCGATAATGGGGGCGAACTTCTACAACTCGCTGCTGACCTCCCACGGCATCACGATGCTGTTCCTGTTCGGGACGCCGATACTGTCGGCGTTCGGGAACTACTTCATCCCCCTGCTCATCGGCGCCGACGACATGGCGTTCCCCCGGATCAACGCCATCGCGTTCTGGCTCCTCCCGCCGGGCGCGCTGCTCATCTGGGCCGGGTTCTTCTTCGCGCCGATCGCCAGCATCGCCATCGAGCCCGCTCAGACCGCGTGGACGATGTACACGCCGCTGTCGGTCGAGCAGACCAACCCCGGCGTCGACCTGATGCTGCTCGGACTCCACCTGACCGGCGTGTCGGCGACGATGGGAGCGATCAACTTCATCGCGACAATCTTCACCGAGCGCGGCGAGGACGTGGGCTGGGAGAACCTCGACATCTTCTCGTGGACGATGATCACCCAGTCGGGGCTCATCCTGTTCTCGTTCCCGCTGCTGGGCAGCGCGCTCGTGATGCTGCTGATGGACCGGAACCTCGGCACCACGTTCTTCGCAACCGAGGGCGGCGGCCCCATCCTGTGGCAGCACCTGTTCTGGTTCTTCGGCCACCCCGAAGTGTACATCCTGGTGCTGCCGCCGATGGGGCTCGTGAGCCTGATTCTCCCGAGATTCGCTGGCCGGAAGCTGTTCGGGTTCAAGTTCGTCGTCTACTCGACGCTGGCCATCGGCGTGCTGTCGTTCGGCGTCTGGGCCCACCACATGTTCGCCGTCGGGATGGACCCCCGGATTCGCGGGAGCTTCATGGCGGTGTCGCTGGCCATCGCGGTGCCGAGCGCGGTCAAGACCTTCAACTGGATCACCACCATGTGGAACGGGAAGCTCCGCATGACCGCGCCGATGCTGTTCTCCATCGGGTTCGTCCAGAACTTCATCATCGGCGGGGTGACCGGCGTCTTCCTCGCGTCGGTCCCGGTCGACCTCATCCTCCACGACACCTACTACGTGGTCGGACACTTCCACTTCATCGTGATGGGCGCCATCGCGGTCGCCGGCTTCGCGGGCATCTACTACTGGTTCCCGATGTTCACCGGTCGGATGTACCAGCAGACCCTCGCGAAGTGGCACTTCTGGACCACCATGATCGGGAGCAACGTCACGTTCTTCGCGCTGCTCATCCTGGGCTACGGCGGGATGCCCCGGCGCTACGCCACCTACCTGCCGCAGTTCGCCGACCTCCACATCATCGCGTCGGCGGGCGCGTTCATCATGGGCTTCGGCCAGCTCATCTTCGTCTGGAACATCGTCACCTCCTGGATGGAGGGCCGCCGGGTCGAGTCCGGCGACCCGTGGAACCTCGAGGAGGACGGGCTCAAGACCAAGGACTGGGCGTGGTTCGAGCGCAAGCGCGAGACCGCTATCACCGACGGCGGGGAGGAAACCGTCGCCGACGGCGGCGAGAAAACTGCCACCGACGGCGGCGAGCCGACCGACGCTGACGAATCTTCGACCGACGACTGA
- a CDS encoding CopG family ribbon-helix-helix protein, which produces MTVVSISMPDELLDRVDEFADEHGYTGRSEVFREAARNLLGEFEDKKLEDRDLMGVVTVLFNYENSVVEERMIHLRHEYEGLVTSNVHNHVGDHYCMELFILEGSLEDISTFVGKIRATQDTLTVDYSVIPVDEVGPFATGE; this is translated from the coding sequence ATGACCGTCGTCAGCATCTCGATGCCCGACGAACTGCTCGACCGCGTCGACGAGTTCGCCGACGAGCACGGCTACACCGGACGGAGCGAGGTGTTCCGCGAGGCCGCCCGCAACCTCCTGGGGGAGTTCGAGGACAAGAAGCTCGAGGACCGCGACCTGATGGGCGTGGTCACGGTGCTGTTCAACTACGAGAACTCGGTCGTCGAGGAGCGGATGATACACCTCCGCCACGAGTACGAGGGACTGGTCACCTCGAACGTCCACAACCACGTCGGCGACCACTACTGCATGGAGCTGTTCATCCTCGAGGGGAGCCTCGAAGACATCTCGACGTTCGTCGGCAAGATCCGGGCGACCCAGGACACCCTCACGGTCGATTACTCGGTGATCCCGGTCGACGAGGTCGGCCCGTTCGCAACCGGCGAATAG
- a CDS encoding DUF7522 family protein: MPRANVDDLTAYLRDSTGESLRVVCRYDAEGYEVQYVRPDLRRETLDAEIARTVDHLRGESRAREQREFPFSDLNGTVRSFDEAVVMHFPLPQERGIVVTLDSDVARQLNEFMRECIERL, encoded by the coding sequence ATGCCGCGCGCCAACGTCGACGACCTGACCGCGTACCTCCGGGACTCGACCGGCGAGTCGCTCCGGGTCGTCTGCCGGTACGACGCCGAGGGGTACGAGGTGCAGTACGTCAGACCCGACCTCCGGCGCGAGACGCTCGACGCCGAGATAGCGCGGACGGTCGACCACCTCCGGGGCGAGTCCCGCGCCCGGGAGCAGCGGGAGTTCCCGTTCAGCGACCTCAACGGGACGGTCCGGTCGTTCGACGAGGCGGTCGTGATGCACTTCCCGCTCCCCCAGGAACGGGGCATCGTCGTGACGCTCGACTCCGACGTGGCGCGCCAGCTCAACGAGTTCATGCGCGAGTGCATCGAACGGTTGTGA
- a CDS encoding branched-chain amino acid ABC transporter permease: MAGVAVAGLAADAAAGLAPLAGLTGLPAFLVNVATFAVVYMILALGLNLQWGYTGLFNISVAAFWGIGAYTAALVTKPPSAPTALGLNLPYLWVDVAGVPLPLAPAVVAGALAAGAVGLLIALPTLRLRDDYLAIATLGLAEVIRLILTNEGWLTQGARGLTVSNPILGMDYSNLILLGVALALLGVTYWLLETGVDSPWGRVLKAVREDERVAESVGKDTFAFKTQSFVLGSMVMGAAGTITALQLNFLVPGQFSPRWAFYVYIAVIVGGSGTNRGAVLGGFLLAVLLELPRFLRDYVPFESVVTNLRLLVIGLLVILVMTYRPWGVLGDPEAMRREG; the protein is encoded by the coding sequence ATGGCGGGGGTGGCTGTCGCCGGCCTCGCCGCCGACGCCGCCGCGGGTCTCGCCCCGCTGGCCGGCCTGACGGGCCTGCCGGCGTTCCTCGTCAACGTCGCCACGTTCGCAGTCGTCTACATGATTCTGGCGCTCGGGCTCAACCTCCAGTGGGGGTACACCGGGCTGTTCAACATCAGCGTGGCCGCGTTCTGGGGCATCGGGGCGTACACCGCGGCGCTGGTCACCAAGCCCCCGAGCGCGCCGACCGCGCTGGGGCTGAACCTGCCGTACCTCTGGGTCGACGTGGCCGGGGTCCCGCTCCCGCTCGCGCCCGCCGTGGTCGCGGGCGCGCTCGCCGCCGGGGCGGTCGGGCTGCTCATCGCGCTGCCGACGCTCCGACTCCGGGACGACTACCTCGCCATCGCCACGCTCGGGCTCGCCGAGGTCATCCGGCTGATACTGACGAACGAGGGGTGGCTGACCCAGGGCGCGCGGGGACTGACGGTGTCGAACCCCATCCTCGGGATGGACTACTCGAACCTGATTCTGCTCGGGGTCGCGCTCGCCCTGCTGGGCGTCACCTACTGGCTGCTGGAGACCGGCGTCGACAGCCCGTGGGGCCGGGTGCTGAAGGCGGTCCGGGAGGACGAGCGGGTCGCCGAGAGCGTCGGCAAGGACACCTTCGCGTTCAAGACCCAGAGCTTCGTGCTCGGGAGCATGGTGATGGGCGCGGCCGGCACCATCACCGCGCTCCAGCTCAACTTCCTGGTCCCCGGCCAGTTCTCGCCGCGGTGGGCGTTCTACGTCTACATCGCGGTCATCGTCGGGGGCAGCGGGACCAACCGCGGGGCGGTGCTGGGCGGGTTCCTGTTGGCGGTCTTGCTGGAACTGCCCCGCTTCCTCCGGGACTACGTCCCGTTCGAGAGCGTCGTGACCAACCTCCGGCTGCTGGTCATCGGGCTGCTGGTCATCCTCGTGATGACCTACCGACCGTGGGGCGTCCTCGGCGACCCCGAGGCGATGCGCCGTGAGGGATGA
- a CDS encoding branched-chain amino acid ABC transporter permease yields MASLLQLFANGVVFGSIVLLASVGLSLLYGIGNFANFAHGELLTVGAYVAYVATVALGLPFAAAVGASVVATAVLGVALDRVLFVRHRDSSPIVLLVVTIGVALVLRSLIRIVWSNQLRSYGLPLRRGVQFVDTTLPVGGYDLVLRLRLTRDGLVIVAVAALFALATHLFLTRTTMGVAMRATADNRSLAKVTGIDTDRVLRATWGLSGALAAVGGAFLGVQTGVIQPRMGFNVLLVAFAAVILGGIGSPYGAMVGAYVIGIAQEMSIAIPGVSASYRAAVSFLILVGVLLVKPDGIAGGQW; encoded by the coding sequence ATGGCTAGCCTCCTCCAGCTGTTCGCCAACGGGGTCGTCTTCGGGAGCATCGTCCTGCTGGCGTCGGTCGGGCTGTCGCTGCTGTACGGCATCGGCAACTTCGCCAACTTCGCGCACGGCGAGCTGCTGACCGTCGGCGCGTACGTCGCCTACGTCGCGACGGTCGCGCTCGGCCTCCCGTTCGCGGCGGCGGTGGGGGCGAGCGTCGTCGCCACCGCGGTGCTCGGCGTCGCGCTCGACCGGGTGCTGTTCGTGCGCCACCGCGACTCCTCGCCCATCGTGCTGCTGGTCGTCACCATCGGGGTGGCGCTGGTGCTTCGGAGCCTGATCCGCATCGTCTGGTCGAACCAGCTCCGGTCGTACGGGCTGCCGCTTCGGCGGGGCGTCCAGTTCGTGGACACGACGCTCCCAGTCGGGGGCTACGACCTCGTGCTCCGGCTGCGGCTCACGCGGGACGGGCTGGTCATCGTGGCGGTCGCGGCGCTGTTCGCGCTCGCGACCCACCTGTTCCTGACCCGGACCACGATGGGCGTGGCGATGCGCGCGACCGCGGACAACCGGTCGCTGGCGAAGGTCACGGGCATCGACACCGACAGGGTTCTCCGGGCGACGTGGGGGCTGTCGGGCGCGCTCGCGGCGGTCGGCGGCGCGTTCCTCGGCGTCCAGACCGGCGTCATCCAGCCACGGATGGGGTTCAACGTGCTGCTGGTGGCGTTCGCCGCGGTCATCCTCGGCGGCATCGGGAGCCCCTACGGCGCGATGGTCGGCGCCTACGTCATCGGCATCGCCCAGGAGATGTCCATCGCGATACCGGGCGTGAGCGCGAGCTACCGGGCGGCGGTGTCGTTCCTCATCCTGGTCGGGGTGCTGCTGGTCAAGCCCGACGGCATCGCTGGAGGGCAGTGGTGA
- a CDS encoding ABC transporter substrate-binding protein: MQTHTTRRSVLAALGAGSVAATTTGLLRQGQTYRIGSAVSSSGDLAVYGQRHERGMNLAVDRVNQVGLKDGGELAVSVEDTASAPQTGVSAAQKLVNQEGVPLLIAAVSSGVTMAIARSVTIPNQVVQVSPHSTSPQITTLDDNGYVLRTAPSDAFQGAAMAQLARDRGIESASVILVNNDYGRGFTDVLEARFEAAGGTITNTVPYNSGRASYRPQLNQAMQGDPDAIMFVAYPESFTTMARQAFEMGIKDRVQYVGAESTLAEPIRENVPARALDGMIGTTPSAPTESEAWQSFVSAFQDRYDTQPSVWAAYSYDATMLSALAIEAADEFGSAALRETIYPVSRPEGETVSSFEAAKEALGGGGQINYAGVSGSIDLNEAGDVPGTYKWWRFANGDYRMQGFLDVEQGSGGGTATTTTGNATATQGQ; this comes from the coding sequence ATGCAAACACACACCACACGCCGGTCGGTGCTCGCGGCGCTCGGCGCGGGGAGCGTCGCGGCGACCACGACCGGCCTGCTGCGGCAGGGACAGACGTACCGAATCGGGTCGGCGGTGTCGAGCTCGGGCGACCTCGCGGTGTACGGCCAGCGCCACGAGCGGGGGATGAACCTCGCGGTCGACCGCGTCAACCAGGTCGGACTGAAGGACGGCGGCGAGCTGGCGGTGTCGGTCGAGGACACCGCGAGCGCGCCCCAGACGGGCGTGAGCGCGGCCCAGAAGCTGGTCAACCAGGAGGGCGTCCCGCTGCTCATCGCGGCGGTGTCCAGCGGCGTGACCATGGCCATCGCGCGGTCGGTGACGATCCCGAACCAGGTCGTCCAGGTGAGCCCGCACAGCACCAGCCCGCAGATAACCACGCTCGACGATAACGGCTACGTGCTCCGGACCGCTCCGTCGGACGCGTTCCAGGGCGCGGCGATGGCCCAGCTTGCGCGCGACCGGGGCATCGAGTCGGCGTCGGTCATCCTGGTCAACAACGACTACGGCAGGGGATTCACCGACGTCCTGGAGGCGCGGTTCGAGGCGGCCGGCGGCACCATCACCAACACCGTGCCGTACAACTCCGGGCGGGCGTCGTACCGCCCGCAGCTGAACCAGGCGATGCAGGGCGACCCCGACGCCATCATGTTCGTGGCGTACCCCGAGTCGTTCACCACGATGGCCCGCCAGGCGTTCGAGATGGGTATCAAAGACCGGGTCCAGTACGTCGGCGCCGAGAGCACGCTCGCCGAGCCCATCCGGGAGAACGTCCCGGCCCGGGCGCTCGACGGGATGATCGGCACGACCCCGAGCGCGCCGACCGAGTCCGAGGCGTGGCAGTCGTTCGTGTCGGCGTTCCAGGACCGCTACGACACCCAGCCGTCCGTGTGGGCGGCCTACTCGTACGACGCCACGATGCTGTCGGCGCTCGCCATCGAGGCCGCCGACGAGTTCGGCAGCGCGGCGCTCCGCGAGACCATCTACCCGGTCTCCCGACCCGAGGGCGAGACCGTCTCGTCGTTCGAGGCCGCGAAGGAGGCGCTGGGTGGCGGCGGCCAGATCAACTACGCGGGCGTGTCGGGGTCCATCGACCTGAACGAGGCCGGCGACGTGCCGGGCACCTACAAGTGGTGGCGGTTCGCGAACGGCGACTACCGGATGCAGGGGTTCCTCGACGTCGAGCAGGGCTCGGGCGGCGGAACCGCGACCACGACGACGGGGAACGCCACCGCGACGCAGGGGCAGTAG